One part of the Solanum dulcamara chromosome 8, daSolDulc1.2, whole genome shotgun sequence genome encodes these proteins:
- the LOC129899080 gene encoding folate-biopterin transporter 1, chloroplastic-like isoform X1 yields MSVTVAVPENPVEQDNDAEPLLDSTNRHGDLLTTTNNEDSSSSDKTGSHKDKIFIRSARCFGVELTPDKIAVAMVYFVQGVLGLSDLAVSFYLKDDLHLDPAETAVISGFSSLPWLIKPLYGFISDSFPLFGYRRRSYLVLSGLLGALSWFLMATFVDSKYGAAFCILIGSLSVAFSDVVVDSMVVERARGESQSMSGSLQSLCWGSSACGGIVSSYFSGSLVDVYGVRSVFGVTALLPLITSAVSLLVKEEPVHGPTSGLSLGNGFFQSSKSSIIQLWGAVKQPKIFLPTLFIFLFQATPQSGSATFFFITNKLGFTPEFLGRLKLVTSVASLIGVALYNGFLKKVPLRKIFLVTTIIGSALGMTQVLLVTGLNRKFGISDEWFSIGDSLILSVLGQAFFMPVLVLAARICPLGMEATFFATLMSIANGGSTLGGLLGAGLTHILGVTKDKFDNLALLIIICNLSSLLPLPLLGLLPRDEPDSEENTNIEMTRY; encoded by the exons ATGTCAGTCACCGTTGCAGTGCCGGAAAACCCAGTTGAACAAGACAATGATGCTGAACCGTTGCTTGATTCTACAAATC GACATGGGGATCTCCTGACAACCACTAACAACGAAGATTCTAGTTCATCTGATAAAACTGGCTCTCACAAGGACAAAATTTTTATTAGGTCAGCCAGATGCTTCGGGGTGGAACTAACCCCAGATAAGATAGCAGTTGCTATGGTATATTTTGTTCAAGGTGTCTTAGGGCTTTCAGATCTTGCTGTTAGCTTTTATTTGAAAGATGACCTACACCTAGACCCTGCAGAG ACAGCTGTGATATCTGGTTTCTCATCATTGCCATGGCTTATAAAGCCGTTATATGGATTCATCAG TGATTCCTTTCCACTCTTTGGATACCGGAGAAGGTCATATTTGGTACTATCAGGACTTCTTGGAGCACTCTCATGGTTTTTGATGGCGACCTTTGTAGACAGCAAGTATGGTGCTGCTTTCTGCATACTTATTGGTTCTCTTTCTGTTGCTTTCTCAGATGTC GTTGTTGATTCCATGGTTGTTGAGCGGGCACGTGGTGAGTCCCAAAGCATGTCAGGATCTCTTCAGTCACTTTGCTGGGGTTCTTCGGCATGTGGTGGAATTGTCAGTTCTTACTTTAGTGGATCCCTTGTGGATGTTTATGGTGTGAG GTCCGTTTTTGGTGTAACAGCATTACTTCCACTGATAACATCTGCAGTATCTTTACTTGTGAAAGAGGAGCCTGTACATGGCCCAACAAGTGGTCTCTCTTTAGGCAATGGCTTCTTTCAGAGTTCAAAAAGTAGCATTATTCAATTATGGGGAGCTGTTAAGCAGCCTAAAATTTTTCTTCCCACGctatttattttcctatttcAAGCAACACCACAGTCAGGTTCTGCTACGTTTTTCTTCAT AACCAATAAACTTGGTTTCACTCCAGAATTCTTAGGCCGCCTTAAGCTTGTTACTTCAGTTGCATCACTTATTGGTGTTGCGCTTTACAATGGTTTCTTAAAGAAAGTTCCTTTAAGGAAAATATTCCTCGTGACAACTATTATTGGTTCAGCTCTTGGGATGACACAG GTTCTGCTCGTAACCGGATTGAACCGGAAGTTTGGCATTAGTGATGAGTGGTTTTCAATTGGGGATTCCTTGATCCTATCTGTTCTTGGTCAG GCTTTCTTCATGCCTGTTCTTGTATTAGCTGCAAGAATATGTCCACTGGGAATGGAGGCAACTTTCTTTGCAACCCTTATGTCGATAGCCAATGGGGGAAGTACCCTTGGAGGCCTACTTGGTGCAGGTCTAACTCACATCCTTGGTGTCACCAAGGACAAATTTGACAACTTGGCTCTCCTAATAATTATCTGCAATCTCAGCTCCCTGCTGCCTTTACCACTACTTGGCCTTCTTCCTCGAGATGAACCTGATTCAGAGGAAAATACTAATATTGAGATGACGCGGTACTAA
- the LOC129899080 gene encoding folate-biopterin transporter 1, chloroplastic-like isoform X3, translating to MSVTVAVPENPVEQDNDAEPLLDSTNPVISGFSSLPWLIKPLYGFISDSFPLFGYRRRSYLVLSGLLGALSWFLMATFVDSKYGAAFCILIGSLSVAFSDVVVDSMVVERARGESQSMSGSLQSLCWGSSACGGIVSSYFSGSLVDVYGVRSVFGVTALLPLITSAVSLLVKEEPVHGPTSGLSLGNGFFQSSKSSIIQLWGAVKQPKIFLPTLFIFLFQATPQSGSATFFFITNKLGFTPEFLGRLKLVTSVASLIGVALYNGFLKKVPLRKIFLVTTIIGSALGMTQVLLVTGLNRKFGISDEWFSIGDSLILSVLGQAFFMPVLVLAARICPLGMEATFFATLMSIANGGSTLGGLLGAGLTHILGVTKDKFDNLALLIIICNLSSLLPLPLLGLLPRDEPDSEENTNIEMTRY from the exons ATGTCAGTCACCGTTGCAGTGCCGGAAAACCCAGTTGAACAAGACAATGATGCTGAACCGTTGCTTGATTCTACAAATC CTGTGATATCTGGTTTCTCATCATTGCCATGGCTTATAAAGCCGTTATATGGATTCATCAG TGATTCCTTTCCACTCTTTGGATACCGGAGAAGGTCATATTTGGTACTATCAGGACTTCTTGGAGCACTCTCATGGTTTTTGATGGCGACCTTTGTAGACAGCAAGTATGGTGCTGCTTTCTGCATACTTATTGGTTCTCTTTCTGTTGCTTTCTCAGATGTC GTTGTTGATTCCATGGTTGTTGAGCGGGCACGTGGTGAGTCCCAAAGCATGTCAGGATCTCTTCAGTCACTTTGCTGGGGTTCTTCGGCATGTGGTGGAATTGTCAGTTCTTACTTTAGTGGATCCCTTGTGGATGTTTATGGTGTGAG GTCCGTTTTTGGTGTAACAGCATTACTTCCACTGATAACATCTGCAGTATCTTTACTTGTGAAAGAGGAGCCTGTACATGGCCCAACAAGTGGTCTCTCTTTAGGCAATGGCTTCTTTCAGAGTTCAAAAAGTAGCATTATTCAATTATGGGGAGCTGTTAAGCAGCCTAAAATTTTTCTTCCCACGctatttattttcctatttcAAGCAACACCACAGTCAGGTTCTGCTACGTTTTTCTTCAT AACCAATAAACTTGGTTTCACTCCAGAATTCTTAGGCCGCCTTAAGCTTGTTACTTCAGTTGCATCACTTATTGGTGTTGCGCTTTACAATGGTTTCTTAAAGAAAGTTCCTTTAAGGAAAATATTCCTCGTGACAACTATTATTGGTTCAGCTCTTGGGATGACACAG GTTCTGCTCGTAACCGGATTGAACCGGAAGTTTGGCATTAGTGATGAGTGGTTTTCAATTGGGGATTCCTTGATCCTATCTGTTCTTGGTCAG GCTTTCTTCATGCCTGTTCTTGTATTAGCTGCAAGAATATGTCCACTGGGAATGGAGGCAACTTTCTTTGCAACCCTTATGTCGATAGCCAATGGGGGAAGTACCCTTGGAGGCCTACTTGGTGCAGGTCTAACTCACATCCTTGGTGTCACCAAGGACAAATTTGACAACTTGGCTCTCCTAATAATTATCTGCAATCTCAGCTCCCTGCTGCCTTTACCACTACTTGGCCTTCTTCCTCGAGATGAACCTGATTCAGAGGAAAATACTAATATTGAGATGACGCGGTACTAA
- the LOC129899080 gene encoding folate-biopterin transporter 1, chloroplastic-like isoform X4, whose translation MMLNRCLILQITAVISGFSSLPWLIKPLYGFISDSFPLFGYRRRSYLVLSGLLGALSWFLMATFVDSKYGAAFCILIGSLSVAFSDVVVDSMVVERARGESQSMSGSLQSLCWGSSACGGIVSSYFSGSLVDVYGVRSVFGVTALLPLITSAVSLLVKEEPVHGPTSGLSLGNGFFQSSKSSIIQLWGAVKQPKIFLPTLFIFLFQATPQSGSATFFFITNKLGFTPEFLGRLKLVTSVASLIGVALYNGFLKKVPLRKIFLVTTIIGSALGMTQVLLVTGLNRKFGISDEWFSIGDSLILSVLGQAFFMPVLVLAARICPLGMEATFFATLMSIANGGSTLGGLLGAGLTHILGVTKDKFDNLALLIIICNLSSLLPLPLLGLLPRDEPDSEENTNIEMTRY comes from the exons ATGATGCTGAACCGTTGCTTGATTCTACAAATC ACAGCTGTGATATCTGGTTTCTCATCATTGCCATGGCTTATAAAGCCGTTATATGGATTCATCAG TGATTCCTTTCCACTCTTTGGATACCGGAGAAGGTCATATTTGGTACTATCAGGACTTCTTGGAGCACTCTCATGGTTTTTGATGGCGACCTTTGTAGACAGCAAGTATGGTGCTGCTTTCTGCATACTTATTGGTTCTCTTTCTGTTGCTTTCTCAGATGTC GTTGTTGATTCCATGGTTGTTGAGCGGGCACGTGGTGAGTCCCAAAGCATGTCAGGATCTCTTCAGTCACTTTGCTGGGGTTCTTCGGCATGTGGTGGAATTGTCAGTTCTTACTTTAGTGGATCCCTTGTGGATGTTTATGGTGTGAG GTCCGTTTTTGGTGTAACAGCATTACTTCCACTGATAACATCTGCAGTATCTTTACTTGTGAAAGAGGAGCCTGTACATGGCCCAACAAGTGGTCTCTCTTTAGGCAATGGCTTCTTTCAGAGTTCAAAAAGTAGCATTATTCAATTATGGGGAGCTGTTAAGCAGCCTAAAATTTTTCTTCCCACGctatttattttcctatttcAAGCAACACCACAGTCAGGTTCTGCTACGTTTTTCTTCAT AACCAATAAACTTGGTTTCACTCCAGAATTCTTAGGCCGCCTTAAGCTTGTTACTTCAGTTGCATCACTTATTGGTGTTGCGCTTTACAATGGTTTCTTAAAGAAAGTTCCTTTAAGGAAAATATTCCTCGTGACAACTATTATTGGTTCAGCTCTTGGGATGACACAG GTTCTGCTCGTAACCGGATTGAACCGGAAGTTTGGCATTAGTGATGAGTGGTTTTCAATTGGGGATTCCTTGATCCTATCTGTTCTTGGTCAG GCTTTCTTCATGCCTGTTCTTGTATTAGCTGCAAGAATATGTCCACTGGGAATGGAGGCAACTTTCTTTGCAACCCTTATGTCGATAGCCAATGGGGGAAGTACCCTTGGAGGCCTACTTGGTGCAGGTCTAACTCACATCCTTGGTGTCACCAAGGACAAATTTGACAACTTGGCTCTCCTAATAATTATCTGCAATCTCAGCTCCCTGCTGCCTTTACCACTACTTGGCCTTCTTCCTCGAGATGAACCTGATTCAGAGGAAAATACTAATATTGAGATGACGCGGTACTAA
- the LOC129899080 gene encoding folate-biopterin transporter 1, chloroplastic-like isoform X2 — protein sequence MVYFVQGVLGLSDLAVSFYLKDDLHLDPAETAVISGFSSLPWLIKPLYGFISDSFPLFGYRRRSYLVLSGLLGALSWFLMATFVDSKYGAAFCILIGSLSVAFSDVVVDSMVVERARGESQSMSGSLQSLCWGSSACGGIVSSYFSGSLVDVYGVRSVFGVTALLPLITSAVSLLVKEEPVHGPTSGLSLGNGFFQSSKSSIIQLWGAVKQPKIFLPTLFIFLFQATPQSGSATFFFITNKLGFTPEFLGRLKLVTSVASLIGVALYNGFLKKVPLRKIFLVTTIIGSALGMTQVLLVTGLNRKFGISDEWFSIGDSLILSVLGQAFFMPVLVLAARICPLGMEATFFATLMSIANGGSTLGGLLGAGLTHILGVTKDKFDNLALLIIICNLSSLLPLPLLGLLPRDEPDSEENTNIEMTRY from the exons ATGGTATATTTTGTTCAAGGTGTCTTAGGGCTTTCAGATCTTGCTGTTAGCTTTTATTTGAAAGATGACCTACACCTAGACCCTGCAGAG ACAGCTGTGATATCTGGTTTCTCATCATTGCCATGGCTTATAAAGCCGTTATATGGATTCATCAG TGATTCCTTTCCACTCTTTGGATACCGGAGAAGGTCATATTTGGTACTATCAGGACTTCTTGGAGCACTCTCATGGTTTTTGATGGCGACCTTTGTAGACAGCAAGTATGGTGCTGCTTTCTGCATACTTATTGGTTCTCTTTCTGTTGCTTTCTCAGATGTC GTTGTTGATTCCATGGTTGTTGAGCGGGCACGTGGTGAGTCCCAAAGCATGTCAGGATCTCTTCAGTCACTTTGCTGGGGTTCTTCGGCATGTGGTGGAATTGTCAGTTCTTACTTTAGTGGATCCCTTGTGGATGTTTATGGTGTGAG GTCCGTTTTTGGTGTAACAGCATTACTTCCACTGATAACATCTGCAGTATCTTTACTTGTGAAAGAGGAGCCTGTACATGGCCCAACAAGTGGTCTCTCTTTAGGCAATGGCTTCTTTCAGAGTTCAAAAAGTAGCATTATTCAATTATGGGGAGCTGTTAAGCAGCCTAAAATTTTTCTTCCCACGctatttattttcctatttcAAGCAACACCACAGTCAGGTTCTGCTACGTTTTTCTTCAT AACCAATAAACTTGGTTTCACTCCAGAATTCTTAGGCCGCCTTAAGCTTGTTACTTCAGTTGCATCACTTATTGGTGTTGCGCTTTACAATGGTTTCTTAAAGAAAGTTCCTTTAAGGAAAATATTCCTCGTGACAACTATTATTGGTTCAGCTCTTGGGATGACACAG GTTCTGCTCGTAACCGGATTGAACCGGAAGTTTGGCATTAGTGATGAGTGGTTTTCAATTGGGGATTCCTTGATCCTATCTGTTCTTGGTCAG GCTTTCTTCATGCCTGTTCTTGTATTAGCTGCAAGAATATGTCCACTGGGAATGGAGGCAACTTTCTTTGCAACCCTTATGTCGATAGCCAATGGGGGAAGTACCCTTGGAGGCCTACTTGGTGCAGGTCTAACTCACATCCTTGGTGTCACCAAGGACAAATTTGACAACTTGGCTCTCCTAATAATTATCTGCAATCTCAGCTCCCTGCTGCCTTTACCACTACTTGGCCTTCTTCCTCGAGATGAACCTGATTCAGAGGAAAATACTAATATTGAGATGACGCGGTACTAA